One genomic segment of Choristoneura fumiferana chromosome Z, NRCan_CFum_1, whole genome shotgun sequence includes these proteins:
- the Uxs gene encoding UDP-xylose synthase isoform X2: MEKPVEEQEHNSVVDDSSKRELQEAKARIEQLEKKIAILEGRIPQKYPEVKYLGYKERKRILVTGGAGFVGSHLVDVLMMRGHEVIVVDNFFTGRKRNVEHWFGHRNFEMIHHDIINPLYVEADEIYHLASPASPPHYMQNPVKTIKTNTLGTINMLGLARRVGAKILIASTSEVYGDPMVHPQPESYWGHVNPIGPRACYDEGKRVAETLAYAYAKQENVSVRVARIFNTYGPRMHVSDGRVVSNFVMQALQNLTITVYGNGKQTRSFCYVSDLVNGLLSLMSSSYTLPVNIGNPVEHTIEEFAMIIKNIVPGCRSTVATGAAVEDDPQRRRPDITVAETHLHWSPKVSLEEGLQRTIDYFREELSRTTFYNNQTYMDTKIKGPH, encoded by the exons ATGGAGAAACCAGTTGAGGAACAAGAACACAATAGTGTGGTTGATGATTCTTCAAAACGTGAATTACAGGAAGCTAAAGCTCGAATAGAACAATTAGAAAAGAAGATAGCAATTTTAGAGGGAAGGATACCGCAAAAATATCCTGAAGTAAAATACTTGGGCTACAAGGAGCGAAAACGCATTCTA GTAACAGGTGGAGCAGGTTTTGTAGGCTCTCATCTCGTTGATGTTTTGATGATGAGAGGCCATGAAGTGATTGTAGTTGACAATTTCTTTACTGGACGTAAAAGAAATGTTGAACATTGGTTTGGGCATCGTAACTTTGAAATGATTCACCATGACATAATCAACCCCCTGTATGTTGAG GCTGATGAAATATATCACTTAGCTAGTCCTGCCAGTCCTCCACACTATATGCAAAATCcagtaaaaacaataaaaaccaaTACTTTAGGAACTATCAACATGTTAG GCCTAGCTCGCAGGGTAGGAGCTAAAATTTTAATAGCAAGTACTTCAGAGGTTTATGGAGACCCCATGGTTCATCCGCAGCCAGAGTCATATTGGGGGCATGTCAATCCAATTG GACCAAGAGCTTGTTATGATGAAGGCAAAAGAGTTGCAGAAACTTTAGCTTACGCATATGCCAAACAAGAAAATGTGTCTGTGAGAGTCGCAAGAATCTTCAATACTTATGGACCAAGGATGCATGTGTCAGATGGTCGTGTGGTATCTAATTTTGTCATGCAAGCCTTGCAAAACCTAACCATTACa GTGTATGGTAATGGAAAACAGACTAGGTCCTTCTGCTATGTATCAGATCTAGTCAATGGCCTTCTATCACTTATGTCGTCTAGTTACACCTTACCAGTCAACATAGGAAATCCTGTGGAGCATACAATAGAAG AATTTGCAATGATCATCAAGAACATAGTCCCGGGCTGCCGCAGCACGGTGGCGACCGGCGCCGCCGTGGAGGACGACCCGCAGCGCCGGCGGCCCGACATCACTGTAGCTGAGACACATTTACACTGGTCTCCTAAG GTTTCATTAGAAGAGGGTCTGCAAAGAACAATAGATTATTTTCGAGAAGAATTATCAAGAACAACTTTTTATAATAATCAAACATACATGGACACCAAAATCAAAGGTCCACATTAa
- the Uxs gene encoding UDP-xylose synthase isoform X1 — protein sequence MLRQSIKVRKTITVICVLFLLLFIFLILKRDNHEVEALKQHQGLAHNYPDTSYQYINQIAPKYKSLNMEKPVEEQEHNSVVDDSSKRELQEAKARIEQLEKKIAILEGRIPQKYPEVKYLGYKERKRILVTGGAGFVGSHLVDVLMMRGHEVIVVDNFFTGRKRNVEHWFGHRNFEMIHHDIINPLYVEADEIYHLASPASPPHYMQNPVKTIKTNTLGTINMLGLARRVGAKILIASTSEVYGDPMVHPQPESYWGHVNPIGPRACYDEGKRVAETLAYAYAKQENVSVRVARIFNTYGPRMHVSDGRVVSNFVMQALQNLTITVYGNGKQTRSFCYVSDLVNGLLSLMSSSYTLPVNIGNPVEHTIEEFAMIIKNIVPGCRSTVATGAAVEDDPQRRRPDITVAETHLHWSPKVSLEEGLQRTIDYFREELSRTTFYNNQTYMDTKIKGPH from the exons ATGTTAAGACAATCTATAAAAGTCAGAAAGACAATAACCGTAATATGTGTATTGTTTTTAC TGCTTTTCATTTTCCTTATTCTTAAAAGAGACAATCATGAAGTTGAAGCACTCAAACAGCACCAAGGACTAGCTCACAACTATCCAGACACTAGCTATCAATATATCAACCAAATCGCACCAAAGTATAAAAGCTTAAACATGGAGAAACCAGTTGAGGAACAAGAACACAATAGTGTGGTTGATGATTCTTCAAAACGTGAATTACAGGAAGCTAAAGCTCGAATAGAACAATTAGAAAAGAAGATAGCAATTTTAGAGGGAAGGATACCGCAAAAATATCCTGAAGTAAAATACTTGGGCTACAAGGAGCGAAAACGCATTCTA GTAACAGGTGGAGCAGGTTTTGTAGGCTCTCATCTCGTTGATGTTTTGATGATGAGAGGCCATGAAGTGATTGTAGTTGACAATTTCTTTACTGGACGTAAAAGAAATGTTGAACATTGGTTTGGGCATCGTAACTTTGAAATGATTCACCATGACATAATCAACCCCCTGTATGTTGAG GCTGATGAAATATATCACTTAGCTAGTCCTGCCAGTCCTCCACACTATATGCAAAATCcagtaaaaacaataaaaaccaaTACTTTAGGAACTATCAACATGTTAG GCCTAGCTCGCAGGGTAGGAGCTAAAATTTTAATAGCAAGTACTTCAGAGGTTTATGGAGACCCCATGGTTCATCCGCAGCCAGAGTCATATTGGGGGCATGTCAATCCAATTG GACCAAGAGCTTGTTATGATGAAGGCAAAAGAGTTGCAGAAACTTTAGCTTACGCATATGCCAAACAAGAAAATGTGTCTGTGAGAGTCGCAAGAATCTTCAATACTTATGGACCAAGGATGCATGTGTCAGATGGTCGTGTGGTATCTAATTTTGTCATGCAAGCCTTGCAAAACCTAACCATTACa GTGTATGGTAATGGAAAACAGACTAGGTCCTTCTGCTATGTATCAGATCTAGTCAATGGCCTTCTATCACTTATGTCGTCTAGTTACACCTTACCAGTCAACATAGGAAATCCTGTGGAGCATACAATAGAAG AATTTGCAATGATCATCAAGAACATAGTCCCGGGCTGCCGCAGCACGGTGGCGACCGGCGCCGCCGTGGAGGACGACCCGCAGCGCCGGCGGCCCGACATCACTGTAGCTGAGACACATTTACACTGGTCTCCTAAG GTTTCATTAGAAGAGGGTCTGCAAAGAACAATAGATTATTTTCGAGAAGAATTATCAAGAACAACTTTTTATAATAATCAAACATACATGGACACCAAAATCAAAGGTCCACATTAa
- the LOC141428574 gene encoding uncharacterized protein — protein MNTSGSWMLLFFVGCVSMAAAGPAVARQATTKHSPDLCHPLVIAHRGASGYVPEHTLAAYSLAILMGADYVEPDVVMTSDGHLVARHDNELGDTTDVSKHPEFADRLRTQIVDGRQLTDWFVEDFTLAELKTLRAVERLPGTRPGNARMDGAFDVPTIQEIIDLVKSMEISQHRTIGIYPEIKHSTHFQNLGLAMEAPLVDLLHKNGYVGVDAPIYIQSFEVNNLKELNKITDLKLLQLYGSNQSNQPFDQATAGTSLTYGEMATAEGLKQVANYAYAVGPDKSYIIPRDENDRLGTPTNFVAEAHAAGLKVHPYTFRSENPFLPAEFRTSNASDLAAIGDLRGELNAFLATGIDGLFADQPDIPARMRGPCL, from the coding sequence ATGAATACAAGTGGCAGCTGGATGCTGCTGTTCTTTGTCGGATGTGTGAGTATGGCGGCGGCGGGTCCGGCGGTAGCGCGCCAGGCAACAACCAAGCACAGCCCTGACCTCTGCCATCCGCTGGTGATCGCGCATCGTGGCGCCAGCGGCTACGTGCCCGAGCACACCCTAGCCGCCTACTCCTTGGCGATCCTCATGGGCGCTGACTACGTTGAACCGGACGTCGTCATGACCAGCGACGGACACCTCGTGGCCCGTCACGACAACGAGCTAGGAGACACCACAGACGTCAGCAAACACCCGGAATTCGCCGACCGCCTCCGAACGCAGATTGTCGACGGACGACAACTGACTGATTGGTTTGTTGAAGACTTCACTCTAGCCGAACTCAAAACTTTGCGCGCTGTCGAACGTTTACCAGGAACTAGACCCGGCAACGCCCGAATGGATGGAGCGTTTGATGTTCCTACCATCCAGGAAATTATTGACTTAGTGAAAAGCATGGAAATAAGCCAACATCGCACCATCGGCATATATCCCGAAATTAAACACAGCACACACTTTCAGAACTTAGGGCTCGCAATGGAGGCACCTTTAGTTGATCTATTGCACAAAAATGGGTACGTTGGAGTAGATGCTCCCATATACATCCAGTCTTTTGAAGTAAACAACTTAAAGGAGCTCAATAAAATTACTGATCTGAAACTTCTTCAGCTGTACGGCAGCAACCAATCTAACCAACCTTTCGATCAAGCTACCGCAGGTACCAGCCTTACTTATGGTGAGATGGCTACAGCGGAGGGGTTAAAGCAAGTTGCAAATTACGCCTATGCTGTGGGACCCGACAAGAGCTACATCATTCCACGTGACGAAAACGACAGACTTGGCACGCCAACCAACTTTGTAGCAGAGGCTCACGCGGCAGGATTAAAAGTACATCCATACACGTTCCGTTCGGAAAATCCATTCCTCCCGGCCGAGTTCCGCACCAGTAACGCTTCTGATCTGGCAGCTATAGGAGACCTCAGAGGTGAACTGAATGCTTTCCTTGCTACAGGAATAGACGGTTTATTTGCCGACCAACCAGATATACCGGCGCGCATGCGCGGACCGTGTCTTTAA